CAGGCGGACATCCCCGACGATGCGCAGTCGATCACGGGCGCGGGGGCGGGGGACCGGGCGGCGTAGGTAGCAAGGGCCCGTCGCCGCTGGGGCGACTGAAGTCGCGGCAACAAGGGCCCGAAGTCCGCCTTCGCGGACCGCACGCGCAGTTGAGAGCGTCTCGAGTGGCCCACGCGCGTTCAGGTCTCCCCCTCCCCTGCGCAGCGGGGGACGGGGGCCGGGGGGAGGGGGCTCCCGCAGCATGCGAGGCAGCCAGTCGAACCCCGATCGAAGTTCCCCTCTCTCCCGGGCTGTTTGCGGGGGAGAGGCCGGGAGAGGGGGCACCCGCGGCATGCGCGCGAACCCAGCCTCCGCGGCCGAAGTTCTCCCCTCTCCCGGCGCAGTTTGCCGGGGGAGGGGCCGGGGGAGGGGCCCTGCGGCGATACGATGACCTTTCGACCTGACGGATAGATGCAAGTACCCCTGCTGGACCTGACGCTTCAGTATCGCGGGATCGCTGCGGAGGTGATGCCGGAGCTGCACACGATCATCGAGGAGCAGCGCTTCATCCTCGGGCCGGTGGTGGACCGCTTCGAGCGCGAGATGGAGGCGTACCTGGGCGTGCGCCACGCCGTTGGCTGCGCGAGCGGAACGGACGCCATTCTCCTGGCCCTGCGCGCCTTCGACTGCGGCCGCAACGACGAGGTGGTCACGTCGCCGTTCACCTTTTTCGCCACCGCGGGGGCCATCCACAACGTCGGCGCGCGGCCGGTGTTCGCAGACATCCTGCCCGGCAGCTTCAACCTGGACCCCGCCGCCGCCGAGGCCGCGGTTACGGACCGCACCCGCGTGGTGATGCCGGTGCACCTGTTCGGGCAGATGGCCGACATGCCCGCCTTCCGCGCCTTGGCCGACCGGCACGGGATCGCGCTCCTGGAAGACGCGGCGCAGGCCATCGGCGCGCGGCAGCGGGTGGACGGCGAGTGGATCACCACGGGCACGCTGGGCGACGCGTGCGCCTTCTCGTTCTTTCCCACCAAGAACCTGGGCGCCTTCGGCGACGCGGGGATGACGGTGGCGAAGGATGACGCCACGGCCGAGCGGCTGCGCAAGCTGCGGGTGCACGGCGGGCGACAGATGTACCACCACGAGGAAGTGGGATACAACTCCCGCCTGGACTCGCTCCAGGCGGCGGTGCTCTCCGCCAAGCTCCCGCACCTGAAGGGCTGGAGTGACGCACGCCGCCGCAACGCCGCCTTCTATGACCAGGCCCTGGCGGGCATCGGCGGGATCCAGACTCCCGTCGTGGGCGAAGACCACGAGTCCATCTACAACCAGTACACCCTCCGCGTCCGCGACGGCCGGCGTGA
This Longimicrobium sp. DNA region includes the following protein-coding sequences:
- a CDS encoding DegT/DnrJ/EryC1/StrS family aminotransferase, giving the protein MQVPLLDLTLQYRGIAAEVMPELHTIIEEQRFILGPVVDRFEREMEAYLGVRHAVGCASGTDAILLALRAFDCGRNDEVVTSPFTFFATAGAIHNVGARPVFADILPGSFNLDPAAAEAAVTDRTRVVMPVHLFGQMADMPAFRALADRHGIALLEDAAQAIGARQRVDGEWITTGTLGDACAFSFFPTKNLGAFGDAGMTVAKDDATAERLRKLRVHGGRQMYHHEEVGYNSRLDSLQAAVLSAKLPHLKGWSDARRRNAAFYDQALAGIGGIQTPVVGEDHESIYNQYTLRVRDGRRDALGDFLRERGVGSGVYYPVPLHLQECFAYLGYREGQFPESERACHEVLSLPVFPELTQAQLEYVAESVRAFFGE